The Phragmites australis chromosome 15, lpPhrAust1.1, whole genome shotgun sequence genome window below encodes:
- the LOC133893532 gene encoding uncharacterized protein LOC133893532, whose amino-acid sequence MASEDSKDVLKNVDWKTVGGAVTTESSQPVVKKRLPKKIRQVPECYFLPRRSLPSALAIYGAVCAAGVGAGMLLEVWINKKIKEDGGIIWEMDK is encoded by the exons ATGGCTAGTGAGGACTCGAAAGATGTGCTGAAGAATGTGGACTGGAAAACAGTGGGCGGTGCAGTGACTACTGAATCTAGTCAACCGGTCGTTAAGAAGCGCCTTCCAAAGAAGATCAGACAAGTCCCTGAGTGTTATTTTCTGCCTCGGCGATCATTACCTTCTGCATTGGCAATCTATGGTGCCGTGTGCGCTGCTGGAGTTGGTGCAGGAATGCTGCTTGAGGTGTGGATAAACAAAAAGATCAAAG AGGATGGTGGCATCATCTGGGAGATGGATAAATGA